Proteins from a single region of Hordeum vulgare subsp. vulgare chromosome 6H, MorexV3_pseudomolecules_assembly, whole genome shotgun sequence:
- the LOC123402234 gene encoding 50S ribosomal protein L4-like, whose protein sequence is MHALARAASILRRAVACPPQLGAVGRDTSLLAKILPNVYSNGYSTLMAPANEVLIPPELLSSKTVWTPDRELGQYEDLVARVTNFHNEDKGFMVLDGDVFDVPIRKDIVHRVVRWQLAKRQQGTHSTKTISEVSGTGRKPYKQKGTGRARHGTLRGCQFRGGATMHGPKPRSHAFKLQKKVRRLGLKIALSARTAEGKLCIFEDLEVPSHKTKNIVQYIKQMDDTKKILLVDGGDIDKKLKLATQNLHYVNVIPSIGLNVYSILQHDTLVMTRDAINRIVERMHTPISR, encoded by the exons ATGCACGCCCTCGCACGTGCCGCGTCCATCCTGCGCCGAGCCGTGGCCTGCCCGCCTCAGCTCGGCGCCGTCGGCCGCGACACCTCGCTCCTCGCCAAG ATTTTGCCAAATGTGTACTCCAATGGGTATTCTACTCTTATGGCTCCAGCAAATGAAGTGCTGATTCCGCCAGAACTTCTCTCTAGCAAGACTGTCTGGACACCAGACCGAGAGCTTG GGCAGTATGAGGACCTAGTAGCTAGAGTAACAAACTTCCATAATGAGGACAAGGGATTTATGGTTTTGGATGGTGATGTTTTTGACGTTCCAATTAGGAAGGATATTGTTCACAGGGTAGTAAGGTGGCAGCTTGCTAAAAGGCAACAG GGGACACACTCAACTAAAACTATCAGTGAAGTGAGCGGCACAGGAAGAAAGCCTTATAAACAAAAGGGAACTGGAAGAGCACGTCATGGAACATTGCGTGGTTGTCAG TTTCGAGGAGGTGCAACTATGCATGGCCCGAAACCACGAAGCCATGCATTCAAGTTGCAGAAGAAAGTACGACGTCTGGGACTTAAGATAGCCTTGTCTGCTAGAACAGCTGAGGGGAAG CTCTGCATCTTTGAGGACTTAGAAGTCCCTAGCCACAAGACGAAAAACATCGTGCAGTACATAAAGCAGATGGATGATACGAAGAAGATATTGTTGGTGGATGGAGGTGACATTGATAAGAAGTTAAAGCTGGCTACTCAAAATCTTCACTACGTGAATGTCATTCCTTCGATT GGCCTCAATGTCTACAGCATCCTGCAGCATGACACCCTTGTAATGACTCGGGACGCCATCAACAGAATCGTTGAGCGGATGCACACCCCCATCAGCCGCTAG